From Coffea arabica cultivar ET-39 chromosome 9c, Coffea Arabica ET-39 HiFi, whole genome shotgun sequence, one genomic window encodes:
- the LOC113707991 gene encoding uncharacterized protein, with protein sequence MDDKVVSGDGMKRRLPLWMLGDHALNKSETASSNSRDDDDDKGSRADEERVTKCRRRPKWKSCEIGNDNDGLELEEKSTGVLRRCRVRKQTRRETISHDVDMDGEVAINQKKRKGRAKKSLEVDSNNDDLEGCVENREDEDLTMEDLMSIAKEFVQDDEVAQPVVSLKDEHRDKDAHSQHIQCGSSIRVPQGNTRSFQDRGTSSSSIAVENLTGEGPTCKPTMSGNPTQDMLELFLGPLLKKTQEQEKDGVPLAEEINFTREVKKQAYSVVLGEEEPPVVMKKKTSLKDKVAMFLD encoded by the exons ATGGATGATAAAGTTGTTTCTGGTGACGGTATGAAAAGGCGTCTGCCGCTATGGATGCTGGGTGATCACGCATTAAATAAATCTGAAACTGCAAGTTCGAACAGTagggatgatgatgatgacaaaGGAAGCAGGGCAGACGAGGAAAGAGTGACGAAGTGTCGTAGAAGGCCGAAGTGGAAGTCATGTGAGATAGGGAATGATAATGATGGTTTAGAGTTGGAAGAAAAGTCCACAGGTGTGCTTAGAAGATGTCGAGTAAGAAAGCAGACTAGAAGAGAGACGATCAGTCACGATGTTGACATGGACGGTGAAGTTGCAATCAACCAGAAAAAGCGTAAAGGGAGAGCTAAGAAAAGTCTTGAGGTTGACAGTAATAATGATGATTTGGAAGGTTGTGTGGAGAACAGAGAAGATGAAGATCTGACAATGGAAGACCTAATGAGCATTGCAAAAGAG TTTGTGCAAGATGATGAGGTTGCTCAACCAGTTGTGTCATTAAAAGATGAACATAGGGACAAGGATGCTCATTCTCAACACATCCAGTGTGGAAGCTCCATTAGAGTCCCTCAAGGAAACACCAGATCATTTCAAGATCGAGGAACTAGTTCTTCTAGTATTGCAGTGGAGAATCTGACAGGTGAAGGTCCGACCTGTAAGCCGACTATGTCAGGAAATCCTACACAAGACATGTTGGAGCTGTTTTTGGGTCCTTTGCTCAAGAAAACCCAAGAACAAGAGAAGGATGGTGTACCACTTGCAGAGGAGATAAACTTCACCCGTGAAGTTAAAAAACAGGCATATAGTGTTGTGCTTGGTGAAGAAGAACCACCCGTTGTTATGAAGAAGAAGACCAGTCTCAAGGACAAGGTAGCAATGTTTCTTGACTGA